The segment CGCACCGGCGTCGGCGCTCGAAGAGACGCCGTTCGGCGCCGATGGGCTCGGCCTGGACATCGGCCCCGACACCGCCGCGCTCTTCGCCGACCTCGTCGCCGACAGCCGGACGGTCTTCTGGAACGGCCCGATGGGCGTGTTCGAGATGCCCGCCTTCGCCGCCGGCACCCGACGTGTCGCCGAGGCGCTGACGAAGGTCTCGGGGCTGAGTGTGGTCGGGGGCGGCGACTCGGCCGCAGCAGTGCGCCAGCTCGGCTTCGCCGACGACCGTTTCGGCCACATCTCCACCGGAGGTGGCGCGAGCCTCGAATTCCTCGAGGGCAAGAAACTTCCCGGACTGGAGGTCCTCGGATGGCAGGCGTGAGTACTGATGCGGCTCGGTCGCAGACCCCCCGCACCCCGTTCATCGCCGGCAACTGGAAGATGAACCTCGACCACCTGCAGGCGGTGGCCTTCGTGCAGAAGCTGCACTGGACCCTCAAGGATGCCGGTCACGAGACCGACGCCGTCGAGGTCGGCCTGTTCCCGCCGTTCACCGCCCTCCGCACGGTCCAGACGCTCGTCGACGCCGACAAGATCCCGTTCGCCCTCGGAGCCCAGGACGTCTCGGCCCATGACTCCGGTGCCTACACGGGTGAGATCTCGGGGGCGTTCCTCGCCAAGCTCGAGTGCCGCTACGTCATCATCGGTCACTCGGAGCGACGGCAGTACCACGGCGAGACAGACGAGGTCGTCGCCTCGAAAGTCGCGGCGGCCCTCCGTCACGGGCTCGTGCCGGTCATCTGCGTCGGCGAGACCGCGGAGGACCTCGAGACGCACGGTGCCAGCGCCGTACCCGTGGCTCAGCTCGAGAAGGCCCTGGCCGGCCTTGCCGCAGGGAGCGAGGTCGTCGTGGCCTACGAGCCGGTCTGGGCGATCGGTTCCGGGCAGGCGGCGACCCCCGACCAGGCGCAGGAGGTCTGCGCGAAGCTGCGTGCCGTGGTCGCCGAGTCTCTCGGTGCCGAAGCTGCCGCGCGCACCCGCGTGCTCTACGGGGGATCCGTGAAGTCCGGCAACATCGCGCGCTTCATGCGCGAACCCGATGTCGACGGTGCGCTGGTGGGCGGTGCCAGCCTCGTCGTGGATGAGTTCGCCGCCATCATCCGCTATCAGAAGCACGTCGGGGTCTGACTTCGCCGGGAACCCGACCTATACTTGACCCCTGTGCGGTTCGCCCGGATCGCGCTGAAAGGCCTCTACGACTGTGCAGATCCTCGAGTTCGTCCTGCAGGTGCTCCTCGGCATCACGAGTCTCCTGCTGACTCTTCTCATCCTCCTTCACAAGGGACGGGGTGGGGGGCTCTCCGACATGTTCGGGGGAGGCATGACCTCGGCGCTGGGATCGTCCGGGCTCGCAGAGCGCAATCTGAACCGCTTCACGGTGGTCCTCGCCTTGGCGTGGTTCGCCTCCATCGTGGCCCTCGGCCTCATCACCAAGTTCCAGGGACTGTAAGACATGGCAACCGGAGGAAACGCGATCCGTGGCACCCGAGTCGGTGCCGGCCCGATGGGCGAGCAGGATCACGGGTATCACGCAGAACGCATCGCCGTCTCGTACTGGGACGCGCTGGGCAACGAGACGGTTCGGTACTTCGCCGCGGGCATCCCCGACGAGGAGATCCCCGACACGATCGACTCGCCGCACTCCGGTCTTCCGGCCGGCCGTGACCGCGAGAACCCTCCGGCTCTGGCCAAGACCGAGCCGTACAAGACGCACCTCGCCTACGTGAAGGAGCGTCGCACCGAGGAGGAGGCCGATGCCCTCCTCGAGGATGCGCTGAATCAGCTGCGCGAGCGTCGCGGCCAGTAGTCCTGCGCTTCGGCTCTGCCGGGGTTCTCAGTAGTCCTGATCGATCAGCTCCGGCGGCACCTGGGCTGCGGCTGCCTGATCGACGAAGAACACCGTTCGTCGCGTGCCCTTCGCGCCGGCCGCGGGGACGCTGGCGTAACTGGCGCCTGCCAGAGCGAGGCCGAGCGCGGACGCCTTGTCGGTTCCCGACAGCACCAGCCAGACCCGCTGCGACGAGTTGATCACCGGCCGGGTGAAGGTCAGCCGCTGCGACGGCGGTTTCGGAGAGTCGCGGACGGGCACCACCGACGCGTCGGTGACGAGGATCTCGGGGCGATCGGGGAAGAGCGACGCGATGTGACCGTCGGGCCCGACGCCGAGGAAGCTGATGTCGAAGGTCGGCCACTGCGGATGATCCGGCGACCCGTACCGCGCGAGCTCGGCAGCGTACACATGTGCGGCCTCATCGAGATCCACGCCCTCATCACTGGCCGGGGCCGCGTGGATGTGCGCGTCCGGGAGAGCATCCAGCAGCGCCTCCCGGCTCTGACGTTCGTTCCGCTCAGGGTGGAGGCGCCGTACGAAGCGCTCGTCACTCCACCAGAAGTGGACCCGGCTCCAGTCGATCCGATACCGGGGAGCCTGCGCTGCGGCGGCACGCAGCACGGCGGCGCCGCTGACACCACCCGTCAGGGCGACGTGTACGTCGCGTGACGTCGACTTCTTCGCCACCCGGGTGAGGAAGCGCTCGGCGACGGACCCGGCCAGCGCGGCGGCGTCGGGGGTGATGACGACGCGCTTCTCGCCGGACGAATCAGCCATGTGTCTCCTGCGTCGTGGGCGGGTCGAGCAGCGCCCAGCCCTCGGTGATCACTCGACCGTACAGGACGTCGGGGTCCAACCGCCGCAGCTCCTCCGCGAGGCACTCCCGCAGGCTACGGCGAGGGAAGGCGAGGTCGTGCTGGGGCTGCCCGGGCTGGGTGAGGAGAGCCACTTCAGGACTCGGCCGCTCCAGGACGACATCGCCGCTCTCGCGCACGAGTGTCACCGACTTGATGCCGTGGGGCCACTCCGCGGTGGGGAGGTAACCCCAGTCGACGGGCACGTCGAGGGCGAGACGGAGCCATGCCGCCAGGAGCGCCGTGGACGGTGAGTCGGAAGCCCCGCGCACCATGATACTCGTGACGGTCTCGAACGGCGGCTGATCCAGGATGGCCGCGAGCTGCTCGCGCCAGCGGGTGAGGCGGGTCCAGGCGAGGTCGGTGTCCCCGGGGCGATACTTCTCCCCGAGTGAGGCGACCCACGCCGACGGATCGGGTTTGGTGGCGGCATCCGTGATCCGCCGCTGCGCGATCTTGCCGATCGAAGTCTGAGAGGGGATGTCGGGGGTGTCGTCCGGCCACCACACCACGACCGGTGCGTCGGGGAGGAGGAGCCCTGTGACGAGACTCTCCAGGTTCGTCGACCCCGCCTCGCCGAGCGCGTGGAGGGTCACGACCTCGCTGGCGCCGGCGTCGCCGCCGACGCGGATCTGCGCGTCCAGCCGGGGCGGCGAGTCCTCGCCGTTCGTCATCACGACGATGACACGCATCGGATGCTCGCGCGAGGCGGCGTTTGCGACGTCGATGACCTCTTCCTGCGCACCCTGACGGGTGACGATGATGAGGGTCAGCACACGTCCGAGGGCGACCGCGCCGCCCTCTTCGCGAACGTTGACCAGGGCGCGCGAGATCTTGCTGACGGTGGTGTCGGGCAGGTCGACGATCATGGACGCCTCCAGGTGCGGCCGTCGCGGGCGAGCATCGCCTCGGCGGATTCCGGGCCCCACGAGCCCGGGGCGTACTGCTCGAGCGGTCCGTCCTGAGTGGCCCAGAACTGCTCGATCGGATCGAGGATCCGCCACGACAGCTCCACCTCCTCGTGCCGCGGGAACAGCGGAGGATCGCCCAGCAGGACGTCGAGGATGAGGCGCTCGTAGGCCTCCGGGCTCGCTTCGGTGAAGGCGTGCCCGTAGCCGAAGTCCATCGTGACGTCCCGGACCTGAAGGCCCGCGCCCGGCACCTTCGACCCGAATCGGATGGTCACGCCCTCATCGGGCTGCACCCGGATCACCAGGGCGTTCTGCCCGAGCCCCGACGTCTGGTTGCGGGAGAAGAGCAGCTCAGGCGCGCGCTTGAACACCACCGCGATCTCGGTGACGCGCCGGCCGAGTCGTTTTCCGGTACGCAGGTAGAACGGCACTCCCGCCCACCGGCGCGTGTTGACCTCGAGCGTGATGGCGGCGTAGGTCTCGGTGGTGGACTCGGGGTTCATCCCCTCCTCCTCGAGGAAGCCGAGCACGCGCTCGCCCCCCTGCCAGCCTCCCGCATACTGCCCGCGCGCGGTGGAGCGGGCCAGGTCCTCGGGGAGGGTCACGGCGGCGAGCACCTTCTCCTTCTCCGCAC is part of the Microbacterium sp. ET2 genome and harbors:
- a CDS encoding RNA polymerase-binding protein RbpA; this encodes MATGGNAIRGTRVGAGPMGEQDHGYHAERIAVSYWDALGNETVRYFAAGIPDEEIPDTIDSPHSGLPAGRDRENPPALAKTEPYKTHLAYVKERRTEEEADALLEDALNQLRERRGQ
- a CDS encoding glucose-6-phosphate dehydrogenase assembly protein OpcA — encoded protein: MIVDLPDTTVSKISRALVNVREEGGAVALGRVLTLIIVTRQGAQEEVIDVANAASREHPMRVIVVMTNGEDSPPRLDAQIRVGGDAGASEVVTLHALGEAGSTNLESLVTGLLLPDAPVVVWWPDDTPDIPSQTSIGKIAQRRITDAATKPDPSAWVASLGEKYRPGDTDLAWTRLTRWREQLAAILDQPPFETVTSIMVRGASDSPSTALLAAWLRLALDVPVDWGYLPTAEWPHGIKSVTLVRESGDVVLERPSPEVALLTQPGQPQHDLAFPRRSLRECLAEELRRLDPDVLYGRVITEGWALLDPPTTQETHG
- the secG gene encoding preprotein translocase subunit SecG, with product MQILEFVLQVLLGITSLLLTLLILLHKGRGGGLSDMFGGGMTSALGSSGLAERNLNRFTVVLALAWFASIVALGLITKFQGL
- the pgl gene encoding 6-phosphogluconolactonase → MADSSGEKRVVITPDAAALAGSVAERFLTRVAKKSTSRDVHVALTGGVSGAAVLRAAAAQAPRYRIDWSRVHFWWSDERFVRRLHPERNERQSREALLDALPDAHIHAAPASDEGVDLDEAAHVYAAELARYGSPDHPQWPTFDISFLGVGPDGHIASLFPDRPEILVTDASVVPVRDSPKPPSQRLTFTRPVINSSQRVWLVLSGTDKASALGLALAGASYASVPAAGAKGTRRTVFFVDQAAAAQVPPELIDQDY
- the tpiA gene encoding triose-phosphate isomerase → MNLDHLQAVAFVQKLHWTLKDAGHETDAVEVGLFPPFTALRTVQTLVDADKIPFALGAQDVSAHDSGAYTGEISGAFLAKLECRYVIIGHSERRQYHGETDEVVASKVAAALRHGLVPVICVGETAEDLETHGASAVPVAQLEKALAGLAAGSEVVVAYEPVWAIGSGQAATPDQAQEVCAKLRAVVAESLGAEAAARTRVLYGGSVKSGNIARFMREPDVDGALVGGASLVVDEFAAIIRYQKHVGV